The Salvelinus alpinus chromosome 3, SLU_Salpinus.1, whole genome shotgun sequence genome segment ttgtgcgccgccctatgggactcctgatcacggcccgttgtgatacagcctggggtcgaaccagggtctgttgtgatacctctagcactgagagaaccttatgaagcatgtgacgaataaaatgttatttgattttgacacacacacacacacacacttttagggAAGTAGGCATTATGGGTTAGGGTGTAGGTGTCAAGGAGGCTGTATGGTAGAGGTTAGCATGTAGGGGTAGAGTACCTGTCAGTGTGTTGACAACAGATCGGAGGATGGTGGGTGGTCTGATCATCTCTTTAAGGACGTTAGATTCGGTTGCCAGGGGAAACCCGTTGTCAAGCATCTCCTCCAACAGCTCATACACCATCACCATGTTGTCCTTGACTACTGTCTCCGAACACTCCCCAAAGTAGTCCTGCAGAAaaagacgtacacacacacacttaaacattaCTGGTTATAAAATAGTTAACTAATCCAGGTAACTAGTCAGGTTGAACTAATCCTGGCAATTTGTCAGGCTTAGAGTTGAGTCAGACCTGGATCATCTCTGCGACGCGGTGCAGGAACTCAATGACAAACAGCGGAGGAACCTCAGTCTGGATGACGGAGAGGAAGAACAGCTTGTCCCTGTAATAATAAATACagtaataataatcaatatttgTAAAGCAACATTCACACATTGTAtacaaaacaaatgtttttttttaaaacacACTAATAAAGACAGACCTTAAAACTGTCTGTCATTAGTGAGCAGGTTTTTACATTGGTTTTGGATATATGGCGGTTTCTTAAATAGTGATATAAAATCCAATAAAATAACTTGTAGATGCTGATGAGGTGTAAGTGTGCGTCCTGTAGCTGttgaagaagtgtgtgtgtgtgtgtgtgtgtctttctatgcatacatacagtgcattcagaaagtattcagaccccttgacttttcccacattttgttagccttattctaaaattgattaaattatttgtttcccctcataaatctacacatcCCCACAATGACAAATCGAATACAGGTTTTAGAAATTGTAGCAATTGTATTAAAAATACCTTatatacgtaagtattcagacccttagctatgagactcaaaattgagctctggtacatcctgtttccattgatcatccttgagatgtttctacaacttggagtcctcctgtggtaaattcaattgattggacatgatttggaaagggacaTACATGTCTATatcccacacacctgtctataccccacagttgacaatgcatgtcagagcaaaaaccaagccatgaggtcgaaggaattgtccgtagaactccgagacaggattgtgtcaaggcatagatctggggaagggtagaaaACATtcatgcagcattgaaggttgccaagaacactgtggcctcgccattcttaaatggaagaagtttggaacgaccAAATCTCTTCCTAGAGTTGGTTGCCTGGACAAACTGAGTATTctgaggagaagggccttggtcagggaggtgaccaagaacctgattgtcactgacagaactccagagttcttctgtggagatgggagaaccttccagaaggacaaccatctctgcagcactccaccaatcaggcctttaatggtagggtggccagacggaagccactcctcagaaaaaggcacataacagcccgcttggagtttgccaaaaggcacctaaaggactctcagaccatgagaaacaagattctcgggtctgatgaaaccaagattgaactctttggcctgaattgccaagcgtcacgtctggaggaaccctggccccatccctacggtgaagcatactgtggggatgtttttcagcggcagggactgggagactagtcaggattgagggaaagatgtacagcgagatccttgatgaaaacctgctccagagcgatcaggacatcagactggagagaagattcaccttccaacaggaccctaagcacacagcgaaggcaacgcaggagtggctttgggacacatctctgaatgtccttgagtggcccagccagaacccggacttgaacctgattgaacatttctggagagacctgaaaatagctgtgtagcgacgctccccatcaacctgacagagcttgagaagatctgtagagaagaatgggagaaactccccagagacaggtgtttcaagcttgtagcatcctaaccaagaagacttgaggctgtaattgctgccaaaggtgcaccaacaaagtactgagtaaagggtctgaatacttatgtaaatgtgatttctgttttattttatacatttgcaaacatatcTAAAAAACGGTTTTCACTagttcattatggggtattgtgtgtagattgattaagggggaaaaaatgtttaatcttttttaattttttataagcctgtaacgtaacaaaatgtgggaaaagtcaaggggtctgaatactttcctaatacaCTACATGCATGACCTGTAGATGCTGATGAGGTAGTGATGAGGGGTGTGTATGACAGGTGGAACGTCCTCAGGTTCCAGAGCCTTCTCTTTGGCTTCCAGGAAGtagtcacacaccgaccgactGACCACACTTTTCCAGTGCTTCTCCAGGAAGATGTCCCCCGAAGCGTTGATCAAGAACAGGCTGTTGATCATCTCTGCTGGTAGAGAGGGACAGGTGTTACACAGGtaggtttgtttgtgtgtggcctactgagtggcgcagtggtctaaagaGATTTTggattcgagtccaggctctgtcgtgaccgggagacccatggggcggcacacaattggcccagcgttgtccgggttaggggagggtttggccggcagggatgtccttgtcccatcgcgcaatagcgactcctgtggcgggcagggtgcagtgcacgctgacactggAGCAGTGTActcgtttcctccgacacattggtgcggctggcttccatgtaaagtgggcattgtgtcaagaagcagtgcggcttggtttgaTTGTGTTTTGGAGtacgcacagctctcgaccttcgcgtctcccgagtccatacgggagttgcagcaatgagacaagaataactaccaattggggagaaaaaaggggtaaaaataaataaatctaaaGGTTTGTTTGTGTGCGTCACGGGTCCCCAGCCCTAAGCCAAAGGTGTAACACATGTGTCCTATATTACAGGGCTAGAGATATATTATCTACCCCATGGATCAGATCAGTGGGATAGACAGCTCAGAACAGTACTACAGACCAGGGTTGTGTACAATGCACAATGACATCCCTGTCTTTCACTTTAGTTTGGTATGTGCCACGTTGCATCCAAGATGCAGACAAACTCCAGATGTTAGAAGAGCTGTACAACATAAAGTTTATCCATGATGATAAATCTCATCCACTGTCAGATGTTAAAATCAAAGCATAGTAGTCCACTGGCTAAACAGTACAATCTGGTTATTAACTGTCTGCACCAATATTGACTCAACGAAGTTAGCCTAGCCTTACAGCCTCGAGCAGTGATCGAACTGTCTGCAACATTGTAGCCAGCAATCTTATTCTAGCTTGTGACATTCAGCAAGTCGAGTCTTGTTAAATCGATTGAAATAGCGGTAAAGTTAGTTAAAGTGTATCAAAAAGTATAATTACCTGCTTTGTTCCAGTGCTAGTGGCAGGAATAAAACTGTGTTGCACTGTCAGAGAGTAGTCTGGCCACTATACACAGAAGCCTGATTTAATATGCACATTTATACTCTTATCAGCACAATATAACTTCACATAAAACCTTTAAACATTCAGCCTTGACATTTGTGAATATCTGTGTGTAACATGCACTGACCGAAAAGTACAACATCAACTCCTGACCAAAGTTCCTGTATTTCTAGTCAGGCACAATCGTCTGCAGGCAGCttaatgccgcgttcaaaacaactgggaactcggatatCTCCGACtccgcagcagtctaaggcactgcagtgctagaggcttcacaAAAGACCAGGGTTGTGTaatgtcacaaccggccgtgatcggaagTCCCATAATTGGCACAGCGTTATCCGGGTTGGCTCATCACGCTTTAGCGGTTTTTTTCTTCTTGGGTAGGATGCTACAAGCTAAAACGCTTTAGCGGTTTTATGTAaagtttcctccgacacattggtgcggctgggttAAACGGGCGGGTCATGATTCGGAAATCCAAGTTGGCTTGAACGCGCCATCAATCTCCAGCTGTTGTATTGGGGGTCGTCCCTAGTTCccatagccacaaagtcataaaccccgcctatttctaaaACGTATATTTTTAAAGTGTGATtgtaaacctaaccttaaattaagtcCAAAAATAAAAACACGTGTCATGAAGTTTGATGGCGATGTGGTAGCCGTTGTATTGTCAGTGATTATTTTAAAGCCGTTTCCCCTGTCTAGATTCCTTTTGATATTCTCATCTTTACTCAAGGAGGTCTCGGCGTAATCATTCATGGCATCAGGCGAACCTAGTGCAAAGAAACTCCGACCATTCGAGGAGAAAAAGGATAACACATCAGAAAATAAAAAAGACTTCAGAGAAAGTTCCAAAGAGGAAAACTCCAGAGAGAACCCAGGTAGCTAATAGCTATAGTAGCTAGTTGAATGGAGCTCTGCTTGGCATGGCTACTGACACTAGTCTGGCTTCAAgagttttagctagctagcagctactgTATACGTCTGTTTGCCAAAACCTCAAAGCGAGGGGCTAGTCGGTGAActctgaatgtattgtaatgaaacaggcaaggagcaggtctcgaaccctcgaccttctagcccgaggtccggcgcgctatcgactgtgtcgcaaaagcatgctcatgcagcagagtcgatttccgcgcttataaacccagggtcgttacactacttccttcttttcaaagagcgcgtcctcgcgctagcttgcaggaacgcgctcaccggccaagcacacccactgtcgtggatgcaaggtccgatcacttctgacaccagtgtaatgaaacagcagggagcaggggcctgttgcacaaaactaggataagggattaagccaggatatcttggtgatcctggctcaattgatccgtaatccggttgcactaaagatggatagggggcaggaggatatgttatggtataaattaccatggagatttattctgtggagctagcctgctccagaccaggctaaattccaggatctatttaatctcatccctaatgtcagtcagcagtcaccacaaatggaaaccaatagttatttcactgctcactatacattgttatcacatataactagacccactgttattatttaaacgtttgtgatcattaatttcaatgattttggataaaaaatgatttttagatgatgttgctatcattagataatttacagtttcccatagactataaggctatatataaaatgatagaatattagggccacagaggggaaaaaaacacaagtcataatattgtaaccagttgttttaaaggaggacagttgttaaaatgacagatgtggggcatttcgtgaaattgtacttcagtatggtttcataaacaaagacatgctgatgtgccagaatattaagtatcacattgtcataagtatcaaaactgtaaaaacaatatgtagcttttctgcagaaagaaccagcctcataaatgtatgactttatcctttttcttcagtgtggccctagtactctgtcatataaacaaatacacattccatatgaatataaaaacacaatgtgtaacattatgttcctttattgaataaggacaaaacaaagcaggtaaaccatcagctcctttcgaaactgaagtcacagtgactctacaagatggaaagcacagaatccaagcatattatacaaaatgatacatacacattcaaaggtctgtatataacacaccctgcatgtctgcacactaaaataaatgcaggacaaatccatacacatcaactgaacagacaaatgaatggatgcagtagcctccctgcagccttgtattacacacagtataccgcacaaacatcacaagaggccaaattcgtcaaaaaacgaaccccaaaaaacccaaattcctctgccaccgcaggacatatttaaccaaaattgaaagcacacatactaactaaaataattcaacacatattggtccctcagcagccgaccactgtcgtcatcagggaagattgccggattgtcccagtccatggctggtggcactctgggggccctctccttcctcaggcaggccacattgtggaggacagcacaagccacagtaatatcacatgccctaacagggctgacccttaatttgtgaaggcagtgaaagcgtgccttcaggaggccaaaggtcatttcaactctggccctggtcctggcatgggcatggttgtaggcctgctgtgcttcctgggggtctgtgaaaggtgtcaggagaaaaggctggcagccataccccctgtctcccagcaacacaccagagaattcacctgtcaacacaaaatctcatcattactacctcataaacacagtgatattcttgacacagccatgatggttataaataggggttgtgtggcttaccttgtgataggcactgatagatttcagaggcccgaaagattctggagtcatggactgagccaggccattttgccacaacattgctgatcacacagtcagcattgcagaccatctgaaatcataagatgaggaatattacaccaatcaatgcacatcactggcaatgcagagtgttcgtcaatggacaatatcaaaaagttatgttcacctgaacattaatgctgtgaaaggatttcctattcacaaaatcggcctcatgggcacctgagggggcttttatccttatgtgtgtgcagtccactgcaccaatgacattggggaaacctgtcacacaaagtaatgagtatcctactatgtgttaacagttgtcctgtaatttgtagatcctcttacctgcaatcctatagaactcctctttgatgtcacagagtcttctgtggccagggaaggagatgaagacatctgctaatgctttgatagccagacacacactccttattgtgcggcaaattgtggccttgttcagctgttctgcatcccccactgagtacaggaaggctccactagcaaaaaagcgcaaggccacacaaaccatttgctccacactcagtgcatggctccgtgcagtgcggtgcttaatcctgggacccagtagtctgcatagatacctgatgccatctgcagaaaacctgtatctttcatatagatggtcatcagggaaggccagtgggtccaaccggtccctgaagaccctttctcgcctgaaggctctcctcagcacaagtgcttcttcatccaccacatctcgcacgaatgggcatgccattgtcagagcagaaaggaacacacaattttgggccttcatataggctagtggccacacctggtgctgggggggtgggcaaaagagggcgatgccttataacgatgacttggttgtactgattgctgggaaaataaaaaaaaccttagaaagatgccaccgtcctgtgtgctcacaataagagctcatatgtcatggctcacttgactttacgagaatatacctaatttttattttgagctgtgtcatcttcttggagctgggggaggaaagaaaaataatgattaatacatttgtgttacagttagcatacagtgtacattgaaggcatatctcacctccctctcaagtttttttatttcaaggtccagtttcctaattgtcctcttttttatttcggactccagtgcaagattttccatctttttcttcttgtactgaatgtctatgtctgccagttctatttggcgccggaggtggttgccatacaactttctgatagcttgtgagctctgtgaacacaatacaattagcgcagctggaatttggcaggatgtggtgtccttttattaatacgcactatgttgccaggctggttttcccactgtatagcatctgggtcctgtaaaagaaattagattttttgattttgatgaggactcctcaccattgtagagtaaatagtactttcacagtcttaacatgatacctcatgccttctggaatccagagagatggtctcctcctcatcatcgtctccatcatgtgctgttgctgctgcactggggccttcaccctatcacatttaatcggattcatattgaagctagtagacaagacatgccaggcctacagtatgcctttgatggagtactcactggatcagcatcgtctggtgcttgtgctggtggctctaacaggaacacagtgctgccagacactgcaaggcaataggtaaaccaaagtcagacagtccaaattgattcaatatgaatgtggttgtatcccatgtagagatggaaggacataccttgaatgaagcgggtggcatcttgggaggaacctatgctcgtctctttccccccagggatcccctctaagacgggcctgcctttatttagctccaaggccatgtcctctgctggggtaaggtcagcctttggtgacccaccacccgtgccttgtctgtgggtattctttttcactgccaaaacagtacagacaatgtgtgagcaggcaccttctgggtacaatatatgcttgtgctttgttaaatattagtcagggaccataccattctgcagaatgttcttgtatttgattttgacctgctgccatgtccgttttggcccgttcatgtttaatctacacacacacacacacacacacacacacacacacatttaatggagtcacactgcaaaaaattacttggtatttttgtcttgttttcagtaaaaatatcaaaagatttatcatagctttatacagtgtgatggagttactttacacaatttcactcatatctgcagtgcatttcaattaaaaatttaaccatttcataattacagtacaactgcatttttggagatgtgaattaaatatttgaattgtaattgtgatgtttcagcggagcggtgagtgtg includes the following:
- the LOC139570604 gene encoding putative nuclease HARBI1; translation: MKAQNCVFLSALTMACPFVRDVVDEEALVLRRAFRRERVFRDRLDPLAFPDDHLYERYRFSADGIRYLCRLLGPRIKHRTARSHALSVEQMVCVALRFFASGAFLYSVGDAEQLNKATICRTIRSVCLAIKALADVFISFPGHRRLCDIKEEFYRIAGFPNVIGAVDCTHIRIKAPSGAHEADFVNRKSFHSINVQMVCNADCVISNVVAKWPGSVHDSRIFRASEIYQCLSQGEFSGVLLGDRGYGCQPFLLTPFTDPQEAQQAYNHAHARTRARVEMTFGLLKARFHCLHKLRVSPVRACDITVACAVLHNVACLRKERAPRVPPAMDWDNPAIFPDDDSGRLLRDQYVLNYFS